One Faecalispora anaeroviscerum genomic window carries:
- a CDS encoding response regulator transcription factor has translation MSKQRVLIIEDDPNIVRFLELELRHEGYLVEKEYDGLFGLRRAKNELFDLILLDIMIPAINGLEVLRQLRPECQTPVILLTARDSVMDKVHGLDEGAADYVTKPFAIEELLARMRAVLRPMALQKSEAVVETESLIINKNSREVFCCGEPVSLTRREFDLLAYLVEHRNMVCSRDLLMEQVWGYDFRGQTNLVDVYIRYLRTKIDYRFHKEFIHTIRGVGYIIRL, from the coding sequence ATGTCAAAGCAAAGGGTTTTGATTATTGAGGATGACCCAAATATTGTCCGATTTCTGGAGCTTGAACTTCGGCATGAAGGGTATCTGGTGGAAAAGGAATACGATGGGCTGTTTGGCCTGCGACGGGCAAAAAATGAATTGTTCGATTTGATCTTGCTGGACATTATGATTCCGGCGATCAACGGACTGGAGGTTCTGCGGCAGCTGCGCCCGGAATGCCAGACGCCGGTGATCCTGTTGACCGCGCGGGATTCGGTGATGGACAAGGTACACGGGCTTGACGAAGGAGCGGCGGACTATGTGACAAAGCCCTTCGCAATTGAGGAACTGCTGGCCCGTATGCGGGCGGTGCTTCGACCGATGGCCTTACAGAAAAGCGAGGCAGTGGTTGAAACTGAAAGCCTGATCATCAACAAAAATAGTCGCGAGGTATTTTGTTGCGGCGAGCCTGTTTCCCTCACCCGGCGGGAATTTGATTTACTGGCTTACCTGGTGGAACACCGAAATATGGTGTGTTCGCGCGATTTGCTGATGGAGCAGGTGTGGGGATACGATTTTCGGGGTCAGACCAATTTGGTGGATGTTTATATCCGATATCTGCGCACCAAAATTGATTATCGCTTCCATAAGGAGTTTATCCATACGATTCGTGGGGTGGGGTATATTATACGGCTATGA